The uncultured Trichococcus sp. DNA window TTTGGTATAGCTTTCTGGTCTGGGTTCGAATGTAGTGGCGGAATTCCCCGCGAAAATGGTTTTGGCGGGGAATATCATGTTGTCCGCGAACTTTTTTCCCCGCCGAAGTGGATTTGACGGGTTAATTTTGAGCATAAAGGTAATTCCAAAAGGCAATCAAAGAGGCATCAACAGATCAATAACACTTGTGCAAAATGCACTACAACGGCAGAAGCGGCGAGAAAGGGACCGAACGGCAATCTGCGCTGCAAGGAGAGGTCTTTTGTCAGACTGCTGTGCAAAAAATACGAACCTGCGGAGAAACTAGCTGACAGGATGATGAACAAAGTGGGCTTCAACCCGTAAGCGATGCTCAGGATCGAAAGCAGTTTGACATCGCCGCCCCCGATTCCGTCGGGAAGAGCGAGTCCGGTTAAGAACAGTAAAGAAAAGATCACCAAAAAACTGATGAAGGCTGCCGCCCAGTCCACAGCAGGAAGAGTTGCTTGGCGAAACACAACACCAAGAAACAGCAAGAATTGAAAGCGATCCGGAATCAACAGATAGAGATAATCGGCAATTGATATGACCAGTAACAGTGAGAACATAAAGGCGAGAGCAAACAACTGCCGCAGATCCGTCGCGTAGAAATAATAGAGAAGGCATGCCACGAAACCAGAGATTATTTCCGAAGTGAAGTACAGCGCGTCTATTTTTGTTGCGCAGTACGCGCATTTCCCGCGACAATATATATAAGAAAAAATCGGAAAAAGATCTTTGGGCTGTAGCGTATGTTGGCAATGGACGCAGTGGGAACGTGTGGTGGTGAAATTTTCTTTGATGGGGATGCGTGTTCCGAGTACAGTGAAGAAAGATCCGAAAATGGTTCCGAAATAAAAGATGGATAGGTAAGCGATGATGGTCAAAATAATTCCTCCTTGGCGAACAAACTGACTATACTATCCGCAACGGATCGATTGAATCTTTTTTTGCATGGAGTGGGGAGAAACTTTTTGAGAAACATTCCATTTAATGTTGACAGTTCCTCTGTCAGATGGTAGACTGTTTAAGTTGTCAAATTAATCTTTTGTCCCGATTAAAAATAGTTGTTGACAGATGGTTGTGTATTTGATAATATATAAGAGTTGCTACTGCAGTTCGAATGCGTTTGAAATATCTCAAAAAAATATTTCAAAAAGACGTTGACACCGAGCTGACTAAGTGGTATTATAAATAAGCAATCACGTAACACGTGATGCGCGATTGACCTTTGAAAACTGAACAAAGAATGAACGAACCAAATGTGCAGGGAGCTTCGAATTCGGTCGAGGCAAACGAAGGCGATACGTAGTATCGCAAACATAAAGTCAGCAAGAAATTAAGAGCTATTCAGCTTTTCATGAGGGTTTCTGTACAAGAGCCCACATTACATGAGAGTTTGATCCTGGCTCAGGACGAACGCTGGCGGCGTGCCTAATACATGCAAGTCGAACGGTCTTTTCTATGGAAGCTTGCTTCCACTGAGAAGGTAGTGGCGGACGGGTGAGTAACACGTGGGTAACCTGCCCATAAGAGGGGGATAACATCCGGAAACGGGTGCTAATACCGCATAGTTTTCTTGATCGCATGATTGAGAAAGGAAAGACGGCCTTTGTGCTGTCGCTTATGGATGGACCCGCGGCGTATTAGTTAGTTGGTGAGGTAATGGCTCACCAAGACGATGATACGTAGCCGACCTGAGAGGGTGATCGGCCACATTGGGACTGAGACACGGCCCAAACTCCTACGGGAGGCAGCAGTAGGGAATCTTCCGCAATGGACGAAAGTCTGACGGAGCAACGCCGCGTGAGTGAAGAAGGTTTTCGGATCGTAAAACTCTGTTGTCAGAGAAGAACAAGTCGGAGAGTAACTGCTCCGGCCTTGACGGTATCTGACCAGAAAGCCACGGCTAACTACGTGCCAGCAGCCGCGGTAATACGTAGGTGGCAAGCGTTGTCCGGATTTATTGGGCGTAAAGCGAGCGCAGGCGGTTCCTTAAGTCTGATGTGAAAGCCCACGGCTCAACCGTGGAAGGTCATTGGAAACTGGGGAACTTGAGTGCAGAAGAGGAGAGTGGAATTCCATGTGTAGCGGTGAAATGCGTAGATATATGGAGGAACACCAGTGGCGAAGGCGACTCTCTGGTCTGTAACTGACGCTGAGGCTCGAAAGCGTGGGGAGCAAACAGGATTAGATACCCTGGTAGTCCACGCCGTAAACGATGAGTGCTAAGTGTTGGAGGGTTTCCACCCTTCAGTGCTGCAGCTAACGCATTAAGCACTCCGCCTGGGGAGTACGGCCGCAAGGCTGAAACTCAAAGGAATTGACGGGGACCCGCACAAGCGGTGGAGCATGTGGTTTAATTCGAAGCAACGCGAAGAACCTTACCAGGTCTTGACATCCTTTGACAATCCTAGAGATAGGACTTTCCCTTCGGGGACAAAGTGACAGGTGGTGCATGGTTGTCGTCAGCTCGTGTCGTGAGATGTTGGGTTAAGTCCCGCAACGAGCGCAACCCCTATTGTTAGTTGCCAGCATTCAGTTGGGCACTCTAATGAGACTGCCGGTGACAAACCGGAGGAAGGTGGGGATGACGTCAAATCATCATGCCCCTTATGACCTGGGCTACACACGTGCTACAATGGATGGTACAACGAGCAGCAAGACCGCGAGGTCAAGCGAATCTCTTAAAGCCATTCTCAGTTCGGATTGCAGGCTGCAACTCGCCTGCATGAAGCCGGAATCGCTAGTAATCGCGGATCAGCACGCCGCGGTGAATACGTTCCCGGGTCTTGTACACACCGCCCGTCACACCACGAGAGTTTGTAACACCCGAAGTCGGTGAGGTAACCTTTATGGAGCCAGCCGCCTAAGGTGGGACAGATGATTGGGGTGAAGTCGTAACAAGGTAGCCGTATCGGAAGGTGCGGCTGGATCACCTCCTTTCTAAGGAATATAATGGAATCCTTGCTTGGTTCAATCATTCTTTGTTCAGTTTTGAGAGATCAATCTCTCAAGCAAGAAAAATTTGTTCTTTGAAAACTGAATACTACAAAAATAAAGTAAGAAACCTAAACATTTTACCGCGTTTTAAGTTGACTTAAATGAGTTTTTAACGAAATAAGTTAGCAAGCCAGCAATGGCGAGCTTAACCATAGGTTAAGTGAATAAGGGCGCACGGTGGATGCCTAGGCACTAGGAGCCGATGAAGGACGGGACTAACACCGATATGCTCCGGGGAGCTGTAAGTAAGCTTTGATCCGGAGATTTCCGAATGGGGCAACCCAATATCTTTGATAGGATATTACGTTACACTGAATACATAGGTGTATCGAGGAACACGCAGGGAACTGAAACATCTCATTACCTGCAGGAAGAGAAAGAAAATTCGATTCCCTTAGTAGCGGCGAGCGAAACGGGAAAAGCCCAAACCAAAGAGCTTGCTCTTTGGGGTTGTAGGACTGGGACATGAGACTGCAATGGATAGCAGAAGCCAACTGGAAAGTTGCGCAACATAGGGTAATAGCCCCGTATGCGAAATCCAAATCAGCTCTACCAGTATCCTGAGTACGGCGGAACACGAGAAATTCCGTCGGAATCCGGGAGGACCATCTCCCAAGGCTAAATACTCCCTAGTGACCGATAGTGAACCAGTACCGTGAGGGAAAGGTGAAAAGCACCCCGGAAGGGGAGTGAAACAGTACCTGAAACCGTGTGCCTACAAGTAGTCAAAGCCCGTTAATGGGTGATGGCGTACCTTTTGTAGAATGGACCGGCGAGTTACGATTTCATGCAAGGTTAAGTTGAAAAGACGGAGCCGCAGCGAAAGCGAGTCTGAATAGGGCGAATAAGTATGAGGTCGTAGACCCGAAACCAAGTGACCTACCCATGTCCAGGTTGAAGGTGCGGTAATACGCACTGGAGGACCGAACCCACGCACGTTGAAAAGTGCGGGGATGAGGTGTGGGTAGCGGAGAAATTCCAATCGAACTTGGAGATAGCTGGTTCTCTCCGAAATAGCTTTAGGGCTAGCCTCGGATATGCGAATCATGGAGGTAGAGCACTGTTTGGACTAGGGGCCCTTCTCGGGTTACCGAATTCAGATAAACTCCGAATGCCATTGATTTAGATCCGGGAGTCAGACTGCGAGTGATAAGATCCGTAGTCAAAAGGGAAACAGCCCAGACCACCAGCTAAGGTCCCAAAGTATCTGTTAAGTGGAAAAGGATGTGGGGTTGCACAGACAACTAGGATGTTGGCTCAGAAGCAGCCATCATTTAAAGAGTGCGTAATAGCTCACTAGTCGAGTGACCCTGCGCCGAAAATTTACCGGGGCTAAACAGATCACCGAAGCTGTGGATGGAACCTTCGGGTTCCGTGGTAGGAGAGCGTTCTAAGGGCATCGAAGCCAGATCGTGAGGACTGGTGGAGCGCTTAGAAGTGAGAATGCCGGTATGAGTAGCGCAAGACGGGTGAGAATCCCGTCCACCGAATAACTAAGGTTTCCTGGGGAAGGCTCGTCCTCCCAGGGTTAGTCGGGACCTAAGCTGAGGCCGATAGGCGTAGGCGATGGACAACAGGTTGATATTCCTGTACCAGTTGCTTTTGTTTGAGCGATGGAGGGACGCAGGAGGCTAAGGAATGCACACGATCGGAAATGTGTGTCCAAGCAGCAAGTCTGAGAACGAGTGAAATGCTTTTTCTCTCAAGGACAAGCTGTGATGGGGAGCGAAATTTAGTAGCGAAGTTCCTGATGTCACACTGCCAAGAAAAGCTTCTAGTGAGAAAGTAACTGCCCGTACCGCAAACCGACACAGGTAGTTGAGGAGAGAATCCTAAGGTGTGCGAGAGAACTCTCGTTAAGGAACTCGGCAAAATGACCCCGTAACTTCGGGAGAAGGGGTGCTGACCGCAAGGTCAGCCGCAGTGAATAGGCCCAAGCGACTGTTTATCAAAAACACAGGTCTCTGCAAAATCGAAAGATGACGTATAGGGGCTGACGCCTGCCCGGTGCTGGAAGGTTAAGAGGAGAGGTTAGCGCAAGCGAAGCTTTGAATTGAAGCCCCAGTAAACGGCGGCCGTAACTATAACGGTCCTAAGGTAGCGAAATTCCTTGTCGGGTAAGTTCCGACCCGCACGAAAGGCGTAACGATTTGGGCACTGTCTCAACGAGAGACTCGGTGAAATTATAGTACCAGTGAAGATGCTGGTTACCCGCGACAGGACGGAAAGACCCCATGGAGCTTTACTGCAGTTTGATATTGCGTGTTTGTATCACATGTACAGGATAGGTAGGAGCCGAAGATACCGGGACGCCAGTCTCGGAGGAGGCAACGGTGGGATACTACCCTTGTGATATGACCACTCTAACCCGCTGCTCTTAGCGAGCAGGGAGACAGTGTCAGACGGGCAGTTTGACTGGGGCGGTCGCCTCCAAAAATGTAACGGAGGCGCCCAAAGGTTCCCTCAGAATGGTTGGAAATCATTCGTAGAGTGTAAAGGCAGAAGGGAGCTTGACTGCGAGACCTACAAGTCGAGCAGGGACGAAAGTCGGGCTTAGTGATCCGGTGGTTCCGCATGGAAGGGCCATCGCTCAACGGATAAAAGCTACCCTGGGGATAACAGGCTTATCTCCCCCAAGAGTTCACATCGACGGGGAGGTTTGGCACCTCGATGTCGGCTCATCGCATCCTGGGGCTGTAGTCGGTCCCAAGGGTTGGGCTGTTCGCCCATTAAAGCGGTACGCGAGCTGGGTTCAGAACGTCGTGAGACAGTTCGGTCCCTATCCGTCGCGGGCGTTGGAAATTTGAGAGGAGCTGTCCTTAGTACGAGAGGACGGGATGGACACACCGCTGGTGTACCAGTTGTTCTGCCAAGAGCATCGCTGGGTAGCTATGTGTGGACGGGATAAACGCTGAAAGCATCTAAGCGTGAAGCCCCCCTCAAGATGAGATTTCCCATCACTTTAAGTGAGTAAGACCCCTGAGAGATGATCAGGTAGATAGGTTGGGAGTGGAAGTACAGCGATGTATGGAGCGGACCAATACTAATCGGTCGAGGACTTAACCAATTTTTAAAAAGAAGAAAACTCAAGCGGTGTTTTCGGCTTCCCTTTATTTTGTAGATTCAGTTTTGAGAGAACAATGTTCTCTAATTAAAAATGTGCGGTGACGATGGCAAGAAGGTCACACCTGTTCCCATCTCGAACACAGAAGTTAAGCTTCTTAGCGCCGATTGTAGTGAAGGGTTTCCCTTTGTGAGAGTAGGACGTTGCCGCGCATTTATATCATGGAGGTTTAGCTCAGCTGGGAGAGCGTCTGCCTTACAAGCAGGATGTCGGCGGTTCGATCCCGTCAACCTCCATTCATGAGTTATTAGCTCAGTTGGTAGAGCATCTGACTTTTAATCAGAGGGTCGCAGGTTCGAGCCCTGCATAACTCATTCATCATTTTTGCGATAATGGTGGAACAATTAAATATGATGAGACGCCGGCTTAGCTCAGTTGGTAGAGCATCTGATTTGTAATCAGAGGGTCGAGGGTTCAAATCCTTTAGCCGGCATCCAAAAAACGCGGAAGTAGTTCAGTGGTAGAACATCACCTTGCCAAGGTGGGGGTCGCGGGTTCGAACCCCGTCTTCCGCTTTTTTTTATTTGAATGAATTTTAGCGGCATTCATGAAGCACCCATAGCTCAATTGGATAGAGTACTTGACTACGAATCAAGCGGTTACAGGTTCGACTCCTGTTGGGTGCATTTTTAGATAATCATTACCGGGAAGTAGCTCAGCTTGGTAGAGCACTTGGTTTGGGACCAAGGGGTCGCAGGTTCGAATCCTGTCTTCCCGATAAATAAAATAGATGCAGAAATCATTCCGATGGTTTCTGCATCTATTTTTTTGGATATATTGCCGATTTTTGCCTTTAAGTATATAATGAGGGACATTCCAAATAATCCTGTCGGAAATGTTTGGGGAATACGCTGTTGTGGAGGGAGTAACAGGCAGCTTGGATGGGTTATCAGCTTTCTTGACTACTTTACTGCAAACGGCCTCGTATAGCCCGTT harbors:
- a CDS encoding prepilin peptidase gives rise to the protein MTIIAYLSIFYFGTIFGSFFTVLGTRIPIKENFTTTRSHCVHCQHTLQPKDLFPIFSYIYCRGKCAYCATKIDALYFTSEIISGFVACLLYYFYATDLRQLFALAFMFSLLLVISIADYLYLLIPDRFQFLLFLGVVFRQATLPAVDWAAAFISFLVIFSLLFLTGLALPDGIGGGDVKLLSILSIAYGLKPTLFIILSASFSAGSYFLHSSLTKDLSLQRRLPFGPFLAASAVVVHFAQVLLIC